The nucleotide sequence GAACAGGTCGGTTTCCAGATAGATCTGGCCGTCGGTGATCGAAATCACGTTGGTCGGCACGAACGCGGACACGTCGCCGGCCTGAGTTTCGATGATCGGCAGCGCGGTCAACGAGCCGGTCTGGCCTTTGACTTCCCCGTTGGTCAGCCGCTCGACCTCGGCGGCGTTGATGCGGGAGGCGCGCTCCAACAGGCGGGAGTGCAGATAGAACACGTCGCCGGGGAAGGCCTCGCGGCCTGGCGGGCGGCGCAGCAGCAGCGAGACTTGGCGGTAGGCCACGGCTTGCTTGGACAGATCGTCATAGACGATCAAGGCGTCCTGGCCCCGGTCGCGAAAGTATTCGCCCATCGCGCAGCCGGAGTACGGCGCGGTGTAGAGCATCGCCGCCGATTCGGAGGCGCTGGCGGCCACCACGATGGTGTGATCCATCGCGCCGTGCTCTTCCAGCTTGCGCACCACGTTGGCGATCGACGAGTTCTTCTGGCCGATGGCGACATAGATGCACTTGATGCCAGTGCCCTTCTGGTTGATGATCGTGTCAATCGCCACGGCGGTCTTGCCGGTCTGGCGGTCGCCGATGATCAACTCGCGCTGGCCACGGCCGATCGGCACCATGGCGTCGATGGCCTTCAAACCGGTCTGCACCGGCTGGCTCACCGACTGGCGTTCGATCACGCCCGGCGCAATCACTTCGACGGGCGAGGTTTTCGTGGAATTGATCGGACCCTTGCCGTCGATGGGCTGACCGAGGGAATTGACCACGCGGCCCAGCAGCGCCTCGCCGACCGGCACTTCCAGGATGCGGCCGGTGCACAGCGCCTTGTCGCCCTCGGACAAATGCTCGTAGTCGCCCAAGATCACGGTGCCGACCGAATCGCGCTCCAGGTTCATGGCCAAGCCATAAGTCACCGGATCGCCTTCCCTGGGCGCCGGAAATTCGATCATTTCGCCCTGCATC is from Candidatus Competibacteraceae bacterium and encodes:
- a CDS encoding F0F1 ATP synthase subunit alpha, with the translated sequence MQLKPSEISDLIRQRLQGYQATAEARTEGTIVSLSDGIARIYGLDNAMQGEMIEFPAPREGDPVTYGLAMNLERDSVGTVILGDYEHLSEGDKALCTGRILEVPVGEALLGRVVNSLGQPIDGKGPINSTKTSPVEVIAPGVIERQSVSQPVQTGLKAIDAMVPIGRGQRELIIGDRQTGKTAVAIDTIINQKGTGIKCIYVAIGQKNSSIANVVRKLEEHGAMDHTIVVAASASESAAMLYTAPYSGCAMGEYFRDRGQDALIVYDDLSKQAVAYRQVSLLLRRPPGREAFPGDVFYLHSRLLERASRINAAEVERLTNGEVKGQTGSLTALPIIETQAGDVSAFVPTNVISITDGQIYLETDLFNAGIRPAINPGLSVSRVGGAAQTKIIKKLGGGIRLALAQYRELAAFAQFASDLDEATRKQLERGQRVTELMKQKQYSPMSVAEMAVSLFAVDRGYLDDVALNKIGAFEAGLLAYARANHAPLIDQINGSGDFNDEIESGLKKIAEDFKPTFVG